The following proteins are encoded in a genomic region of Enterocloster clostridioformis:
- the tnpB gene encoding IS66 family insertion sequence element accessory protein TnpB (TnpB, as the term is used for proteins encoded by IS66 family insertion elements, is considered an accessory protein, since TnpC, encoded by a neighboring gene, is a DDE family transposase.), translated as MLDFSGSTTVYLACGCTDLRKSCTGLAAIIKLKFHLDPYSRCMFAFCNRRRTLLKILQWDGSGFWILMKRLDRDSFHWPDTPDELQKVTLKEIHWLCDGLSLNPSGAFEERHPKIVI; from the coding sequence ATGCTTGATTTTTCCGGAAGTACTACGGTCTATCTGGCATGTGGCTGCACGGACCTCCGGAAGAGCTGCACTGGTTTAGCGGCCATCATCAAACTGAAATTCCATCTCGATCCGTACTCCCGCTGTATGTTCGCGTTCTGCAATCGCAGGCGCACATTGCTCAAGATCCTTCAGTGGGACGGGTCAGGGTTTTGGATCCTGATGAAACGGCTGGACCGCGATTCCTTCCATTGGCCTGACACACCGGATGAACTGCAGAAAGTTACGCTGAAAGAGATCCATTGGCTGTGCGATGGTTTATCCCTGAACCCCAGCGGCGCATTTGAAGAACGTCACCCGAAGATCGTCATATGA
- the tnpA gene encoding IS66 family insertion sequence element accessory protein TnpA produces the protein MMEVIPINTNDNVTSKADLWADRFHAFQESGLSRKEWCQQNGIPQSTLGYWIRKLQSEAAETESASDPVFAKLPSEHELHFSTAGTGKPPVMLCLPENIRIEAAADCPARLLTALLQALKNYA, from the coding sequence ATGATGGAGGTGATACCAATAAATACGAATGACAATGTAACCTCAAAGGCTGACCTTTGGGCAGACCGGTTCCATGCTTTTCAGGAAAGCGGTTTATCCCGCAAAGAATGGTGTCAGCAGAATGGAATCCCACAGTCTACACTGGGTTACTGGATCCGAAAGCTCCAGTCAGAAGCAGCTGAGACAGAAAGTGCTTCTGATCCGGTGTTTGCAAAGCTCCCTTCGGAACATGAACTCCATTTCAGTACAGCAGGTACAGGAAAACCTCCTGTGATGCTCTGTCTCCCGGAAAATATCCGGATTGAAGCTGCTGCGGACTGTCCAGCCAGACTGTTGACTGCCCTGCTTCAGGCCTTAAAGAACTATGCTTGA
- a CDS encoding antirestriction protein ArdA has translation MEVFVKRENWDGGIWMKLPASEEQAEQVQKELAGYHPSRMIPFIGDVKAPVAGLAHLLIGEFVFQDSNLGQLNYLAAELGSWSEQERAVFETVLQNEKPDSLLRIVEAMDHLDQYECHPEIKSLEQCGYYLFEREGRTLPVELTGYFDYEAYGRLNMKASERLTDEGLVTRIKAPKPAVGTKQNPEVVQPGSAVFRVYLAFDKRYSEKSCFYFPMTEKQLEALEEKCRTYDGDEEADYLSNIWELDQFLPPRLTFRELNQIAMEIQNLADKSTVSRKKLLASLEAEVPRDADAACRIIRNYKDYEFLSVQKLSVESYAKYLLNLHQIYIEKELEPYVRLQEYGLQKMKENGPVETTFGTLICKGHPIQEMSPSVQEFRLYNSLAVTAYWNESESFVPELLSGEELLSYESMIREKIQASLKNCLEKGLAEYLYSELLKKRVVSMMPDVEAYAGSLWGVLTVRTYGELNDRELAAVMEEWKAMADSGWGEELFYRPIRTEKGEIYIGFWDTDNNDNLFIKTEEEFRRDCLGGSQIGQERQLLM, from the coding sequence ATGGAAGTGTTTGTGAAGCGTGAAAACTGGGATGGCGGAATCTGGATGAAGCTGCCGGCCTCGGAGGAACAGGCAGAGCAGGTCCAGAAGGAATTGGCCGGGTATCATCCTTCCAGAATGATTCCATTCATAGGGGATGTGAAAGCGCCGGTGGCTGGTCTGGCTCATCTGTTAATTGGAGAATTTGTGTTTCAGGATTCAAACCTGGGGCAGTTAAACTACCTTGCCGCAGAGCTTGGTTCCTGGTCGGAACAGGAGCGGGCTGTATTCGAGACTGTACTGCAGAATGAAAAGCCGGATTCCTTGCTGCGGATTGTGGAGGCAATGGACCATTTAGACCAGTACGAATGCCATCCAGAGATAAAATCCCTGGAACAGTGTGGGTATTATCTGTTTGAGCGGGAGGGAAGAACGCTACCGGTGGAATTGACCGGCTATTTTGATTATGAAGCATATGGCCGTTTGAATATGAAAGCCAGTGAGCGGTTGACAGATGAGGGACTCGTCACAAGAATCAAGGCGCCAAAACCAGCAGTGGGAACGAAGCAGAATCCGGAAGTGGTGCAGCCTGGATCAGCCGTATTCCGAGTGTATCTGGCATTTGATAAGAGGTATTCGGAAAAGAGCTGTTTTTACTTCCCTATGACGGAGAAACAGCTGGAGGCTCTGGAGGAGAAGTGCAGAACATATGATGGTGATGAGGAGGCAGATTATCTCAGCAATATCTGGGAGTTGGATCAGTTCTTACCTCCAAGGCTCACATTTAGGGAGCTGAACCAGATTGCAATGGAGATACAGAACCTGGCAGATAAATCCACTGTGTCGAGAAAGAAACTTCTGGCTTCACTAGAAGCGGAGGTTCCAAGGGATGCAGACGCAGCGTGTCGGATTATCCGTAATTATAAGGACTATGAGTTCCTTTCAGTTCAGAAGTTGTCTGTGGAGAGCTATGCGAAGTATCTGTTGAATCTACATCAGATTTACATCGAGAAGGAGCTGGAACCATATGTCCGTCTCCAGGAATATGGTTTGCAGAAAATGAAAGAAAACGGGCCGGTGGAGACAACATTTGGCACGTTGATTTGCAAGGGACATCCGATACAGGAAATGAGCCCGTCTGTTCAGGAGTTCCGTCTGTACAATTCATTGGCTGTAACTGCCTATTGGAATGAAAGTGAATCCTTTGTGCCGGAGCTTTTAAGCGGGGAGGAGCTTCTCTCGTATGAAAGCATGATCCGGGAAAAGATCCAGGCCAGCTTAAAAAACTGCCTCGAGAAGGGGCTGGCAGAATATCTATATTCTGAACTGCTTAAAAAACGGGTTGTATCCATGATGCCAGATGTAGAAGCATATGCCGGCAGCCTTTGGGGTGTGCTTACAGTACGAACTTACGGAGAATTAAATGATCGGGAATTGGCGGCAGTGATGGAAGAGTGGAAGGCGATGGCGGATAGTGGCTGGGGAGAAGAACTGTTTTACCGGCCTATTCGGACGGAGAAGGGTGAGATTTATATTGGGTTCTGGGATACAGACAATAATGACAACCTGTTTATAAAAACAGAGGAGGAGTTTCGGCGGGACTGCCTGGGCGGAAGTCAAATTGGGCAGGAGCGGCAGCTTTTAATGTAA
- a CDS encoding recombinase family protein: MRRARTETVVKKNISVIPANPEYSRDTRAQYKRLRVAAYCRVSTLQEQQETSYEAQVNYYTEKINSNPEWGFAGIYADDGKSATMTRKRNDFQAMIDDCMAGKIDMVITKSISRFARNTVDSLTHIRKLKAKNIAVYFEKENINTLGDGGEMLITILSSQAQEESRNLSENVHWGYVRQFENGVVYVNHNKFLGYTKDEEGNLVIVPDEAKLVRRIFRLYLEGNSINKIAETFTKEGIRTVTGNTVWHATVISKMLMNEKYMGDALLQKTYTVDFLEKKRAVNKGIVPQFYIEGNHEAIIPRELFYQVQEERARRANVYRPANKKGTTIRGKYSSKYVLADIMYCKECGQPYRRQVWVNGGTKKPVWRCYSRLKSGTKKCKHSPSLEEKTLHEAIMEAVNSVVKDEGEFIDAFRDNVIRILGSYSDNVEPTEYDEKIDALQKQMLALIEDSAKTESADEEFDRAYREIADQIRALKKKRTELIREKQLAEAYDQRVEGMGQYIQKTNYLKRQFDDELVRRLIKGIKVISEDKIEIQFHSGIVMTQRINDYD, translated from the coding sequence ATGAGACGGGCCAGAACAGAAACCGTTGTAAAGAAAAACATCTCTGTAATTCCAGCCAATCCGGAATACAGCCGTGATACAAGGGCCCAATATAAGCGGCTGCGGGTAGCCGCCTACTGCCGGGTCAGTACCTTGCAGGAACAGCAGGAGACCAGCTATGAAGCACAGGTGAATTATTATACAGAAAAAATCAACAGCAACCCGGAATGGGGGTTTGCAGGAATCTATGCAGATGACGGGAAGAGCGCCACCATGACCCGTAAGCGGAATGACTTTCAAGCAATGATTGATGACTGTATGGCAGGAAAAATTGATATGGTCATCACAAAATCCATCAGCCGCTTTGCCAGGAACACGGTAGACTCCCTTACCCATATCCGAAAATTAAAGGCAAAGAATATCGCCGTGTATTTTGAAAAGGAGAACATCAATACCCTGGGGGATGGCGGGGAAATGCTGATCACCATTTTAAGCAGCCAGGCCCAGGAGGAAAGCCGGAATTTGAGTGAAAATGTCCACTGGGGGTATGTGAGGCAGTTTGAAAACGGAGTGGTGTATGTAAATCACAATAAATTTCTGGGATACACCAAAGATGAAGAAGGAAATCTGGTCATTGTGCCAGATGAGGCAAAGCTGGTCCGCAGGATCTTCCGATTATACCTGGAAGGAAACAGCATTAACAAAATTGCAGAGACATTTACAAAAGAAGGAATCCGGACTGTGACAGGAAACACCGTATGGCATGCCACGGTGATTTCCAAGATGCTGATGAATGAAAAATATATGGGAGATGCGCTGCTGCAAAAAACCTATACCGTGGATTTCCTGGAAAAGAAGAGGGCGGTCAATAAAGGAATCGTACCGCAGTTTTACATCGAAGGCAACCATGAAGCGATTATCCCTCGGGAACTGTTTTACCAGGTACAGGAGGAACGGGCCCGCCGGGCGAATGTTTATCGTCCGGCAAACAAGAAGGGAACCACCATCCGGGGAAAATACAGTTCCAAGTATGTGCTGGCTGACATCATGTACTGTAAGGAGTGCGGACAGCCTTACCGTAGGCAGGTCTGGGTGAACGGCGGGACAAAGAAGCCGGTGTGGCGCTGTTACAGCCGCTTGAAGAGCGGAACCAAGAAGTGCAAGCATTCCCCAAGCCTGGAAGAAAAGACGCTCCATGAAGCGATTATGGAGGCCGTCAACTCCGTGGTAAAGGATGAAGGGGAGTTTATCGATGCCTTCCGGGATAATGTCATCCGGATCCTGGGCAGCTACTCGGATAACGTGGAACCGACCGAATATGATGAGAAGATCGATGCGCTGCAGAAACAGATGCTGGCCCTAATTGAGGACAGCGCCAAAACAGAGAGCGCCGACGAGGAATTCGACCGGGCGTACCGGGAGATCGCGGACCAGATCCGGGCTCTCAAGAAAAAAAGAACAGAGCTAATCCGGGAAAAACAGCTGGCCGAAGCTTACGACCAGAGAGTGGAAGGCATGGGCCAGTATATCCAAAAGACCAACTACCTAAAACGCCAGTTTGACGATGAACTGGTCAGACGGCTGATTAAGGGTATCAAGGTAATCAGCGAAGATAAGATTGAAATCCAGTTCCACTCAGGGATTGTAATGACACAGAGAATCAACGATTATGACTAA
- a CDS encoding recombinase family protein: MGQRHMPLGYRMAGGKIVIDPEQAEIIKGIFQEYSEGASLYQIARKLTEQGVLNANHKPVWNHGTVGKILENRKYLGDEFYPTIIEPKLFTQVQDRRKEKSRELGRVMQPNSFGNRSMFAGSLVCGVCGQPYRRYVEHCGQPGEKIVWKCKHYINENRVCCRNIFLVDSQIIQAFMELMRGVKDGRFQIEPETIVQGLPYSREVAELTRKLQELEEKPEYPSEEMVRLIYERARLQYRVSRIQYQNYQTEKLKTVLEENPLQKEFNSELFKATIHRITVHKDRRFEFELMNGVKIELPIREAAEGRKPDETGQNRNRCKEKHLCNSSQSGIQP; this comes from the coding sequence ATGGGACAACGCCATATGCCGCTGGGGTATCGGATGGCGGGAGGAAAAATAGTAATTGATCCAGAACAGGCAGAGATTATAAAAGGAATCTTCCAGGAGTATTCAGAAGGAGCCTCCCTGTATCAGATTGCGAGAAAACTTACGGAGCAGGGGGTGCTCAATGCAAATCATAAGCCGGTGTGGAATCATGGGACGGTCGGAAAAATCCTGGAGAATCGAAAGTATCTGGGAGACGAATTCTACCCAACAATCATAGAACCGAAACTGTTCACCCAGGTACAGGATCGCAGGAAAGAAAAGAGCAGAGAGTTGGGGCGCGTCATGCAGCCTAACAGCTTCGGAAATCGCTCTATGTTCGCAGGCAGTCTGGTCTGTGGAGTCTGCGGGCAGCCCTACCGCCGGTACGTGGAGCACTGCGGACAGCCGGGAGAAAAAATCGTCTGGAAATGTAAGCACTACATAAATGAAAATAGGGTGTGCTGCCGGAACATATTCCTGGTAGACAGTCAGATCATCCAAGCATTTATGGAACTGATGAGAGGGGTGAAGGATGGGAGGTTCCAAATAGAGCCGGAAACCATCGTGCAGGGCCTGCCATATAGCCGTGAGGTGGCAGAACTGACCAGAAAGCTGCAGGAATTGGAGGAAAAGCCGGAGTATCCATCCGAGGAGATGGTACGGCTGATTTATGAGCGGGCCAGATTACAGTACCGGGTGTCCAGAATTCAGTACCAGAATTACCAGACAGAAAAACTGAAAACAGTCCTGGAAGAAAACCCACTCCAAAAAGAATTTAATAGTGAACTTTTTAAGGCAACGATACATCGGATTACCGTTCACAAGGACAGACGGTTCGAATTTGAATTAATGAATGGTGTAAAAATCGAGCTTCCTATCCGAGAAGCAGCAGAAGGGAGGAAACCGGATGAGACGGGCCAGAACAGAAACCGTTGTAAAGAAAAACATCTCTGTAATTCCAGCCAATCCGGAATACAGCCGTGA
- a CDS encoding zinc ribbon domain-containing protein yields MLEIRIGYGDVVSGQMGIPMSASDFEAAKKILDEGKNGNQPVTVRSLVSPVQPLSEMITGMDYGDETMRKELDFLGSRLRHMTRKGQDIFSVALKLETPGTLKEIINLSYNLDSYDLLEDISDPGRIAAELLRRGKQIEIPEVLYPMLDFERIRDSYFADHKGDYCASGLVLKREDTVYTEVYQNRYAFSSRILCGECGTKFRRQKIYIGKPYEKIQWCCYQHIKDSKKCSQKAVREDVIQAAFLTLWNRLASNYEEILIPMLAALKAIQGNPEQDREMQEIEQNIQELKRQGYRLGRLLTEGSISSAIFIERQNQIEAQLEADRRRLRQLQGQKAFEWEISQTEYLISAFRNRPAILEAYDEELFLLLVDHITVLPGRRLVFRLKNGLELEENEQEVS; encoded by the coding sequence ATGTTAGAAATCCGGATTGGTTATGGGGATGTAGTTTCCGGGCAAATGGGGATTCCAATGTCGGCTTCAGACTTTGAGGCTGCCAAAAAGATACTGGACGAGGGGAAAAACGGGAATCAGCCAGTGACGGTCCGTTCTCTGGTTTCCCCGGTTCAGCCGCTGTCAGAGATGATTACAGGGATGGATTACGGAGATGAGACGATGCGGAAGGAACTGGACTTCCTGGGTTCGCGGCTGCGGCATATGACAAGGAAAGGGCAGGATATTTTTTCCGTGGCGCTTAAATTGGAAACGCCTGGAACGCTGAAGGAGATCATCAATCTTTCCTATAACCTGGATTCCTATGATCTGTTGGAGGATATCAGTGATCCGGGGCGAATTGCAGCAGAGCTGTTACGCAGGGGAAAACAGATTGAGATACCAGAGGTACTGTACCCTATGCTGGATTTTGAACGCATCCGGGATTCCTATTTTGCAGACCACAAAGGTGATTACTGTGCAAGTGGCCTTGTTTTAAAGCGTGAGGATACTGTTTATACAGAAGTATATCAGAACCGGTATGCATTCAGCAGTCGGATTCTCTGCGGGGAGTGTGGGACAAAATTTCGCAGGCAGAAAATCTATATCGGAAAGCCATATGAAAAAATCCAGTGGTGTTGCTACCAGCATATTAAAGACAGTAAGAAATGCAGCCAGAAGGCAGTCCGCGAGGACGTCATCCAGGCTGCATTTCTTACGCTTTGGAACCGGCTTGCCAGCAATTATGAGGAGATCCTGATCCCCATGCTGGCGGCGCTGAAGGCAATCCAGGGCAACCCAGAGCAAGACCGGGAAATGCAGGAGATAGAACAGAATATTCAGGAACTAAAACGGCAGGGCTACAGGCTGGGCAGGTTATTAACCGAAGGCAGCATAAGCTCTGCCATTTTTATTGAGAGACAGAACCAGATTGAGGCACAGCTGGAAGCGGACCGGAGGCGGCTGCGGCAGCTACAGGGGCAGAAAGCCTTTGAATGGGAGATATCCCAGACCGAATATCTGATAAGCGCCTTCCGCAATCGTCCTGCCATTCTGGAGGCATATGACGAGGAGTTGTTCCTGCTGCTGGTAGACCATATCACGGTGCTACCCGGACGCCGGCTGGTATTCCGTCTGAAGAATGGTCTGGAACTGGAAGAAAATGAACAGGAGGTGAGCTAA
- the rlmD gene encoding 23S rRNA (uracil(1939)-C(5))-methyltransferase RlmD, giving the protein MRKGDIYEGIVEKIEFPNKGILHIDGERVVIKNAIPGQKIQCVITKRRKGKSEARTLEILEHSPAERPEEACPHFGICGGCIYQSLPYEEQLKIKKEQVKSLLDSVVEDGTYEFQGIKASPNSSGYRNKMEFSFGDEVKDGPLALGMHKRGSFYDIVTTPECRIVHPDFCRILVATKEYFEELGITFYKKLQHQGYLRHLLVRRAVKTGEILVDLVTSTQREYLGERTEEEALSKWTEKLAGLPLDGRLAGILHTENDSLADVVQSDATHILYGQDYFYEELLGLRFRISPFSFFQTNSLGAEILYDTVRGFVGDTKDRVVFDLYSGTGTIAQILASVAKKVVGVEIVEEAVRSAKVNAELNGLENCEFLAGDVLKVIDELQDKPDLIVVDPPRDGIHPKALGKIIDFGVDRIVYISCKPTSLVRDLAVLQDRGYRVEKVCGVDMFPGTGNVEVVIMMRNCGLEGK; this is encoded by the coding sequence ATGAGAAAAGGCGATATTTACGAAGGAATAGTGGAAAAAATCGAATTCCCGAATAAGGGTATCCTGCATATAGATGGCGAGAGAGTGGTGATAAAGAATGCCATACCAGGCCAGAAAATTCAGTGTGTTATCACCAAGCGCAGAAAGGGAAAGTCAGAGGCCAGAACCTTGGAGATACTGGAGCATTCACCGGCAGAAAGGCCGGAGGAGGCATGTCCGCATTTTGGGATATGCGGCGGCTGCATTTACCAGAGCCTGCCCTACGAAGAACAGTTAAAAATAAAAAAAGAGCAGGTAAAATCCCTGCTGGACAGCGTGGTAGAGGACGGCACCTACGAGTTTCAGGGAATCAAGGCCAGCCCCAACTCATCAGGATACCGCAATAAAATGGAGTTTTCCTTTGGAGATGAGGTAAAGGATGGCCCCCTGGCATTGGGAATGCACAAGAGGGGGAGCTTTTACGATATCGTAACCACTCCTGAGTGCCGGATTGTACATCCGGATTTCTGCAGGATATTGGTGGCCACCAAAGAATATTTTGAGGAGCTGGGGATTACTTTCTATAAGAAATTACAGCACCAGGGTTATCTTCGCCATCTGCTGGTCCGAAGGGCGGTAAAGACAGGGGAAATTCTGGTAGACCTGGTGACCAGCACACAGCGGGAGTATCTGGGCGAAAGGACAGAGGAAGAGGCGCTGTCAAAGTGGACGGAAAAGCTGGCTGGCCTTCCTCTGGATGGCAGGCTGGCGGGAATTCTTCACACAGAGAATGACTCCCTGGCAGATGTGGTGCAGAGCGACGCGACCCACATCCTTTACGGTCAGGATTACTTTTACGAAGAACTGCTGGGACTGCGTTTTCGTATCTCGCCCTTCTCTTTCTTTCAGACAAATTCCCTTGGCGCGGAGATTCTGTACGATACAGTACGGGGATTTGTAGGCGATACAAAGGACAGAGTGGTATTCGATCTATACAGCGGAACCGGAACCATTGCACAGATACTGGCGTCTGTGGCTAAAAAGGTGGTGGGCGTTGAGATTGTAGAAGAAGCCGTCAGGTCAGCCAAGGTAAACGCCGAACTCAATGGACTGGAGAACTGCGAGTTTTTGGCTGGCGATGTGCTCAAAGTGATAGATGAACTCCAGGATAAGCCCGATCTGATTGTAGTGGATCCGCCCAGGGATGGAATACATCCTAAGGCATTGGGAAAAATCATTGATTTCGGGGTGGACCGGATTGTATATATATCCTGTAAACCTACCAGTTTGGTCAGAGATTTGGCGGTGCTGCAGGACAGAGGATATAGGGTGGAGAAGGTTTGTGGGGTGGATATGTTTCCGGGGACCGGGAATGTCGAGGTGGTAATAATGATGCGGAATTGTGGTTTGGAAGGAAAATAG
- a CDS encoding IS110 family transposase translates to MLSIKHFVCCGMDVHKKFVVATIALTDYRGATSYVKKRFATFNSDLNSLKKWLLSFNCTEICLESTGKYWIPIFNILEDSCHVVVANPKYVRAIKGQKTDDKDSAWIADLFKFDIVPSSYIPCKEIRMLRELFRYRQKLIGHRSSEKNRLQNALTVSNIALASVLSDTFGKSATAIVDYILTCEVFDPEYCKSLLLKKAKDKADDVVTSIIGYELRRDQSVKIKVCRKHFDEINECVSTLEETISDLAKPYHKFIELATTIPGITEQSATFIIAEIGVDMAVFKSSKRLCSWAGLAPENNESAGKKKSVHVSRAGVYLKPLLVQCANAAIKSKNPYFRYKYDRIKKRRGHKRAIIAIARMVLTCIYHMFQKQEVFNPADTDYSAIPEEMYRKFQEQYDRNAIKRLEKRGYMITPPAMA, encoded by the coding sequence ATGTTATCTATCAAACACTTTGTCTGCTGTGGCATGGACGTTCACAAGAAATTTGTTGTCGCTACCATTGCTCTGACAGACTACAGGGGCGCTACTTCTTATGTTAAAAAGCGGTTCGCCACCTTCAATTCCGATCTTAATTCTTTGAAAAAATGGCTTCTTTCTTTCAATTGCACTGAGATCTGCCTCGAATCCACTGGTAAATACTGGATTCCAATTTTTAATATCCTGGAGGATTCCTGTCACGTTGTCGTTGCTAACCCCAAGTATGTCAGGGCTATCAAAGGACAGAAAACCGATGACAAAGACTCCGCCTGGATTGCGGATCTGTTTAAATTTGATATTGTTCCTTCCAGTTATATCCCCTGTAAGGAAATTCGCATGCTTCGGGAATTGTTCCGATACCGGCAGAAACTGATTGGCCACCGCAGCAGTGAGAAAAACCGGTTACAGAATGCTCTTACGGTTTCCAACATTGCCCTTGCATCCGTCCTCTCAGATACCTTTGGAAAATCAGCGACCGCCATCGTTGACTATATCCTGACCTGTGAGGTATTTGACCCCGAATACTGTAAATCCCTGCTTCTTAAAAAAGCAAAGGACAAGGCAGATGATGTTGTAACCTCCATAATCGGTTATGAACTGCGCCGTGACCAATCCGTTAAGATTAAGGTCTGCAGAAAGCATTTCGATGAAATCAATGAGTGCGTCTCCACTCTCGAAGAAACGATTTCCGACCTGGCTAAACCTTACCATAAATTTATCGAATTGGCTACTACAATTCCTGGAATTACAGAGCAGTCTGCCACCTTTATCATTGCTGAAATCGGGGTGGATATGGCGGTATTCAAATCCTCAAAACGTTTGTGCTCCTGGGCTGGGCTGGCTCCTGAAAATAACGAAAGTGCCGGTAAAAAGAAGAGCGTCCATGTTTCAAGAGCCGGGGTGTACTTAAAGCCTCTGCTGGTTCAGTGTGCAAATGCTGCCATCAAGAGTAAAAACCCTTACTTCAGATACAAATATGACCGTATAAAAAAACGTCGTGGTCATAAACGGGCAATCATTGCCATTGCACGCATGGTGTTGACTTGCATTTACCACATGTTCCAAAAGCAGGAGGTATTTAATCCTGCCGATACGGATTATTCCGCTATTCCTGAAGAAATGTACCGGAAATTTCAGGAACAGTATGACAGAAATGCCATCAAACGTTTAGAGAAACGAGGCTATATGATTACTCCTCCTGCTATGGCCTGA
- a CDS encoding reverse transcriptase domain-containing protein, which translates to MWGGGGNLSPLLSPIMLNELDKELEKRGLRFVRYADDCVIAVRSEASAKRVIYSITDWKERKLGLNVNAEKTHITRPSNLKYLGFGFYKDTKTKEWKCKPLKDSVQKFKRT; encoded by the coding sequence ATGTGGGGGGGTGGGGGTAATCTTTCGCCACTATTGTCGCCAATAATGCTGAACGAACTGGACAAAGAGTTGGAGAAGCGAGGATTACGCTTCGTGAGGTATGCTGACGACTGTGTAATAGCAGTAAGAAGCGAAGCGAGTGCCAAGCGAGTCATATATTCGATAACGGACTGGAAAGAGAGAAAACTCGGATTGAATGTAAATGCTGAAAAGACACACATAACAAGACCAAGTAACCTCAAATATCTCGGATTTGGATTTTATAAAGATACAAAGACAAAGGAATGGAAATGCAAACCTCTCAAGGATTCCGTACAGAAATTTAAAAGGACGTGA
- a CDS encoding reverse transcriptase domain-containing protein: protein MCKPLFSEHSCGFRPNRSCEMAIREMLVFLNIDLEEFFDNVPRDKRMSLVHNIINDGDAESLIRKYLKAGVMVQGRYVKTERGTPYVGGWG, encoded by the coding sequence ATGTGCAAGCCGCTGTTTTCAGAGCACAGCTGCGGATTCCGTCCGAACAGGAGTTGTGAAATGGCAATAAGGGAGATGCTCGTATTTCTTAATATTGACTTAGAGGAATTCTTCGATAACGTGCCCCGAGATAAACGGATGAGCCTTGTTCATAACATTATCAACGACGGAGACGCAGAATCGCTGATACGAAAATATCTGAAAGCAGGCGTAATGGTGCAGGGCAGGTACGTGAAAACGGAACGAGGAACCCCATATGTGGGGGGGTGGGGGTAA